A genomic region of Solanum dulcamara chromosome 2, daSolDulc1.2, whole genome shotgun sequence contains the following coding sequences:
- the LOC129871729 gene encoding uncharacterized protein LOC129871729, translating into MESVHGLKQSTKNQRILVSPGSDSSWEGYDEVRSKHRNDPTVMNKLREKLKSKATVKHAPKEIDNKIEGVTTRPNLPKEMKYVIKKIPSHPLRFGMTYRANFLDDFESSIGGDIVLRRPWMVMLAINNDPKNTRRDISPNQGELIDVE; encoded by the exons atggaatccgttcatggtctcaaacagtccactaaaaatcaacgaattcttgtttctcctggttctgattcgtcttgggaaggttacgacgaagttagatccaaacatcgtaacgatccaacagtgatgaataagctacgtgagaaattgaagtcgaaagctacagttaaacatgcacccaaagaaatagacaacaagattgaaggggttacaacacgccctaatctcccaaag gaaatgaaatacgtcatcaagaagatcccgtcccacccattgagattcggaatgacatatagggctaattttcttgatgattttgaatcatcaataggtggaGATATTGTTCTCagaaggccatggatggttatgttagcaaTAAACAACGATCCAAAAAATACTAGGAGAGACATCTCTCCAAACCAAGGAGAACTGATTGATgtcgagtag